From the genome of Labrus mixtus chromosome 17, fLabMix1.1, whole genome shotgun sequence:
TTATATAAAGTTGCCAAACTTGGTTTTCAGCTTTCACTTCCACCTGGAGTAGGAATGGGGTTCCATTAACGACCTGgttacacatttttcaaaaccttAAAATCAATTACAATGGGGCTTATCTATATAATAGTCCTATCAAGTCTTATGGGTCTTGTAATGTAACATTATATCTCGAGTCAAGTCATGTTTGAATGATGAATGATTAACACAAAggtcttttttattcatttgaaaaacaaaacattatattATACATAACCACACACCGTCAGAGAGGTAATCTTATTGTTTTCACTTGACTTTATAATTTAGGACAGCCTACAGAGCTAATGTAGGTcttaaacagtttaaataacacatcgtaataataatgatataatAATTTACAATAtatcaaatgaaatacaaaaaatctTCCATGGCTGCCCCTGAAGCTTGGTTgctttcaattaaaaaatgatcttcTTAGTGATTTCCTTACAACAGACCCTGACAAAGAAAGCTTTGAAGCTAAGTAATGCAGTCAGAGCTCTAATCAGTGCTGAGCCGGTACGTAGGATAGTTATGCTAATGATTCAACTATTTGATGTACAGACAGTTTCAGAGAGGAAAAATTCAACGTGCCATCCCTAAAAAGGTTTTATTGACTTCGTCAGGTgcacaggagcagcagcagggattTAAACTGTGTTGACATTATGTTCTgtaataaaatttaaagaaaagtgaGGGGACTTTCATATTGTAGCAGTCTTCAACTACCAGCAGGATATTTAGCTTGAACGAATAATCGGGTCCCCTGCTGTGAGTGCAGCTGGTACTTCAGTGGGGAAGCGATCAAAGACCCGAGAGAGATTTACCTTGTTACATTATAGGCTCAGCGGGGACACTGAGACCTGGTGAGCCTCCTCGGAGCCAATTAAAAATTGTACTGTTCAGCATCTCCCAATTAAGTCTTTCTACAGTGCCTTAATGACACCATTTACCTTAATGAAATCGACTTAAAGAACATGTCGTCCTTGACTTACCATAAAcattggtgttgttgttgttttttttcccactttctcAGAACAATAGGAGATAGGATTGGAGAAGGGAAAGCCAGCGGTAACCTTGGTAACACATTAAAAGTGTTGGGGCGCTTTGATGAAGCTGTTGTGTGCTGTCAAAGACATCTGGATATTTCTCAAGAACAAGGGGACAAGGTAACTTCTGTTACTCTTCAAAGCCTCTCTATTCCAGTCAAAGAGCTacaatacattatttaaaaaaaaaagcaaagaatacTTGTGCATATTATTCATTGTAACCTTATCCTCTGTCTTTTTTATATCTGGTTGTAGGTTGGAGAGGCCAGAGCTTTGTATAATGTCGGTAATGTGTTTCATGCTAAGGGCAAACAGCAGTTGTGGGGCTGCACCCAGGAACCTGGCGACCTGCCTCCTGATGTCAGAGACACATTGCAAAGGGCTACGGGCTTTTATGAGTATGTACTGTTGACAAATGAAATAAGAATCAAAGAGGTAGTCTGGAAAAGTGAGCTCAACTGCATTCTGTGGTGTTAAAATTGACTTATGACAGAGCAACACTGTATGCTTGAAAAAtgtagctttttaaaaatgcatgaagaAATCTTGTTAAATGGACATATGCTACTAATTTTGGCCAAACTTTGACTCATCCGTCGCTAATATTATCCCTTCTATTCTTGAATACATCAATACAAGTAACtcgaccagtggttctcaactatAGCACACCAAAACCAAAGCTAACAAAAACTATAgcacaccaaaacacaacagaacaatTTCCTTTCAAAGAAGTCAACAGGTTTGACTTTATAGCagagagttttgtttttaaatgtggtttCCATTCTGATTGCTTCATGCATTCCTGTACCAGCATTTAGCTGCTACTAAACTGGTGTTTGCTTATCTCTGTAGGATGAACTTGTGTTTGGTCAAAGAACTTGGAGACCGAGCTGCTCAGGGGCGGGCCTATGGGAACCTGGGCAACACCCACTACCTGCTGGGAAACTTTGTGGAAGCTATCAAGTTTCATCGCCAGGTgagaaattcaaaatgtttgccagcatctttttttaattccagcGCGTAGATAAGATTATCTGCCCTGTTGAAGTGCCTGATTATAGCAGTGACCTTGTAGAGCCAGAGCAGGTCTCACTTTTTCCCCTCACACAGGGGCAGCATCGTGGCCCGCCATGATATTGCCCTCAAATGTCCTTGATagtagaaaaaaatccaaatgtaaTTCCTTCTTGTTCAGCTCATGTTTCACAGATGTGAACATAAATCTAAACATGTCATTGTGATTTATGTAGAGTAtatttggtttggttttatGGGTGTTTTGGTGGCTTATACACCGAAGCCAGGGATCTTTGAGTGTCCTCCCCTGAAGCCACAGTgctacataaaaaacatttgtaggCCTTGCTGTCATCATACGGGCCTGTTGGGTGTGTCTGTCATTAGCAGTCTACAAGCAAACAAGCGGTAACCAGAAAATGTGTTAACTGTTGTGTTTGATCAAACATGTCTGCATGATATAAGCTTAGACTCAATTGTTTAATTAGTCTACACGTCCTGGCATTGCAATGAAGAAGTAGGCCATATACGCATGTGTGCCTTACACGAAGTCTGAAATACATTTGACCTGCAAAAGCGAGGCTAGCATAGTATGAGAGAATGGCATTGCTGTCAGAGAGTGCGAGGACAGTGATAgagaataagaaaataaataatttgatttGATCCATTGCATGCATTGCTTATCTAACCTTTTTAGAGTGAAATATCTCCTCTGCAAGTTTTTCAGTGGATCCAAATATAGCTGGCATAGTAAAAACACACTGTGTTCAAGGATTGAAGGGTTCTCACAGAAAACAATGTGCGAAAATTGGTTTCTTGGTGAATCACTGGCAAACATGGCCAcaggctttctctctccccatGATACCTGCCACTCTTCGTCATGAAACAACTTGTTTTCTCGTGGGAGAAGCCAGTCTTTCATCTCTTTTCCATTAAGAACCTATCAGTGTGCCGTGTATGAGAGCACACTGCTTTTAAAGGGAACACAATTTGACGCACCAATAGTTGCAACGTCACATCTTTCATGAACTCAGGGGGAAAACAAAGCCTGCAAATTGTACTTGTGAAATTGACTGTATTTAATTGCTCAGTGTAATAATAGaacaaatcaacacaaaaagggggaaataaatgtgtgtgacatTCCTGTTCTGTTGTTCACAGCGATTATCCATAGCTAAAGAGTTTGGGGACAAAGCTGCAGAACGACGAGCCTACAGCAACCTGGGAAATGCCTTGATATTCTTGGGCCAGTTCAACACAGCTACAGAGTACtacaggtgaggagagagagagaggagtgtgaCATCTAGTGGAGAAAACATGAAGGGACACAAGTATCAAGAACTCTCAAAATAAGATTTTGACCCCTGAAACCGTCTTAATTATGTGTCTATTCACCAAAACCTCTTCAGTGTCTCCTTTTCTCacttcatcttatttttgttcACTACAGGAAAACGCTGCAACTGTCTAGGCAGCTGAGGGACCAGGTGATGGAGGCTCAGGCCTGTTACAGCCTCGGAAATACCTACACACTTCTGCAGCAGTATGAGAGGGCCATAGACTACCACCTGAAACACCTGTACATCGCTCAGGAACTTACAGATAGGTAAACATGAGCAATATCTAATGTAAGGGTTTTCAAAGTCTGGGAAAGTGACCCTCCTCTGTAAGAACATAGAAACAGCTGCCACAGttaaacatctctttttttcatgatttcaaaTATCTTCATCTTAATTTTTTAAACACCCCTCCAGATTAAATTTTGTTAAACATTGTTAGTGTCATATAGCCTTTCGGCAACAAACTAATTGGCAATATTCCCTTATTGTGCTCACCTATACTTTAGTGGGAACAATGAGTGCATGTCTTTGATGCAAGAATGCAATGTACATTAGAATAAATGCAGAACATCTGCGACCCGCCGCCTTAAATGGTACTTGCTTTTCACCTCATCCTACTCACACAGGTAGGGGAGAGATGTGGGAACCGAGTCTCCACAGAGAGCTAGAAGTTGTCGCCTACTTTGTTTTTGATTACTCCGgaatctctctcctctgtggAGTAACCAAATATCTATCAACTTTCCCCACACATTGCAGTAGTTAGCTAACCATATGTTTACggctatttttttttggtttacttTTTTCTCACATTGCGCCTCTGCTGAAGTCCTTTGGCACCCCCATGGGAGGTGCACCTCACTCTTTGAAGACCCCTGATCTAAGTATGCTCACAAACAAGCATAAATGCAAATAGATTTTAATTAACATTGGTTGGTTTGATTCATGTCTCATTAGAGTCGGTGAGGGCCGTGCCTGCTGGAGTCTGGGGAATGCATATGTGTCTTTAGGGAACCACAAACAGGCTCTTCACTATGCCAGAAAGCACCTGGACATCTCCAAAGAAGTGAGACATTTTTGTTTACAGTCATTTGGGGAAGATATACATTTTTGCAATCAGCATATTTTGACCCATATGACCTatatgtttgtctctctgtcccttaATTTCTTTTTCAGATTGGAGACAGAAATGGAGAACTGACAGCCAGAATGAATGTGGAGCAGCTGATGGAGGCTCTGGGGGTCAATGAGAGTGACCTTTCCCCTTCCAGTTCAGAGTTTGAGATGCAAGGTGACACAATCAGTTACTTTATGTCCATTAGTGAGCTTTAGAGGTGTGACCATAAGAAAGAAATAATCTTGTTCTCTCCCACTGTGGAATGAAATATTAACTCAATTAACAAATTAATTGTGTTATTTCTGGTAATTGTCTTCTTACGTGACTAATTTATAATTTGGTCAGTTTCTTTAGCTTTTACATGGGAAGGGTCCCGCAGATGAAAAAGCcttattcagtgtgtgtgtccttatttatgtacatattttttattttgatgttacCTGTCTGATTGATTGCTGCAGACTGTGGTCAGGGTTAGCTGTGTGAAAGCTGTTTGGGCaccaaaatagaaacaaaataaGATGTATAAAGCGACAGAAAATGTCTGAGAGGTTTtgaaaatgtgcatttattCATCAACTTTAAACTACAGataacaaactttaaaatgtgtttttagctTTTAAGATTTACCTCTTTTAACTTCAATGTTTGACAAATTTAACTCGTGGGCTTGAGTAAACTCACTGAGATTCTGTTTGTGTACACAAGATTACCATTTAAATGCCAAACTAAATTGAGACAGTCATAACAGACTCACAGTGTCTGTGTTATGTCTGAACTGAAGCTAAATGTGACACTGGGCCAAGGGTGTGAACATTTTTGGGTTAAGTTAAAGAACATGAAGGTTTTTACCCCCAGTCCAAGGAAGATTAGTTTGTAAAGCAAATATTTTTGTCAAATCTATcctcaaaaactaaacaagtTTCACTTTTAGATTCTCTTCTTCTCACATTACAATATATAATCTTGATCTGTGGAGTCAGGTGAGTATTGTGTGATGTTTGTGGTTCCCAACTGTCCTCCAGGGCTTAAAAACTCACACCCTTGTCCTACATTTCCCTCTCTGGTGCAGAGCCGGCAAACAGACTCTTATTCAGGTTGTTTGCTTGGTTGTCTGAGTAAACCACGTATCCACACCAAACATCATGAGACCAATGTTGACATAACTGgctgcagcagagaagagacAAAGAGCTTTGCAAACTTAATTTGACTTCAGATGAACAGTTTTGTAACATTATGCTACTAagtaatgtttatttattttatgtgtatttTGTTTCTATAGGAGCAAGACCCAAATTCACCAAGAGAAACAGCATGGACAGTGTAGAACTATGGAAGTACTCTACAGATAAGGTGAGGTCTCACACATTTACAGCTCAACGCTTGAGAGAGTCTTAATGTTACAGAGTTTTATCAATCCCACTCTAACAATAAGCTCTGTGACTGCAGAATGGCGACAACCAAGACTTAGAAAGTATACCCAGGAGATCCAAGAGTCAGCTGTCGCAGCCAGGTAAAAGAAAAGGCTATCCAGACAGCCAGTCATCAGATGAAAGGCCGTGGTTGGACTCGCCCCTAgacactgatgacatcactttgCAAGTCCCACCTCCAGTGCCAGTGAGTATTTTCTTCTCATAACTACGTGCACTGACCCAGTTATACTAATAtgtggtgccccgtgtgagttTACAAAGAGAAAATGCTAGGCTTACTGTTTTCAGAAGCTAAGCTAATAGGAT
Proteins encoded in this window:
- the gpsm1b gene encoding G-protein-signaling modulator 1b isoform X1; this translates as MAQSAANGVDQDLASKRLHSRMEASCLELALEGERLCKAGDFKGGTAFFEAAVQVGTDDLKTLSAIYSQLGNAYFYLKEYGKALEYHKHDLTLARTIGDRIGEGKASGNLGNTLKVLGRFDEAVVCCQRHLDISQEQGDKVGEARALYNVGNVFHAKGKQQLWGCTQEPGDLPPDVRDTLQRATGFYEMNLCLVKELGDRAAQGRAYGNLGNTHYLLGNFVEAIKFHRQRLSIAKEFGDKAAERRAYSNLGNALIFLGQFNTATEYYRKTLQLSRQLRDQVMEAQACYSLGNTYTLLQQYERAIDYHLKHLYIAQELTDRVGEGRACWSLGNAYVSLGNHKQALHYARKHLDISKEIGDRNGELTARMNVEQLMEALGVNESDLSPSSSEFEMQGARPKFTKRNSMDSVELWKYSTDKNGDNQDLESIPRRSKSQLSQPGKRKGYPDSQSSDERPWLDSPLDTDDITLQVPPPVPKLGRDPSDEDCFFDLLSKFQSSRMDDQRCDLDEPQNGDNGEGAANSMPSLNEMIDPSITTSPQTEELFDLIVSSQSRRLDDQRVNVGNLPGLRITHNNLGHLVGEGDHQEPSDDFFNMLIKCQSSRIDDQRCSPPEAGPHAPTVPDEDFFSLIQRVQAKRMDEQRVQLPDDDEDSPQSPEPDSPGGLSS
- the gpsm1b gene encoding G-protein-signaling modulator 1b isoform X2, with protein sequence MAQSAANGVDQDLASKRLHSRMEASCLELALEGERLCKAGDFKGGTAFFEAAVQVGTDDLKTLSAIYSQLGNAYFYLKEYGKALEYHKHDLTLARTIGDRIGEGKASGNLGNTLKVLGRFDEAVVCCQRHLDISQEQGDKVGEARALYNVGNVFHAKGKQQLWGCTQEPGDLPPDVRDTLQRATGFYEMNLCLVKELGDRAAQGRAYGNLGNTHYLLGNFVEAIKFHRQRLSIAKEFGDKAAERRAYSNLGNALIFLGQFNTATEYYRKTLQLSRQLRDQVMEAQACYSLGNTYTLLQQYERAIDYHLKHLYIAQELTDRVGEGRACWSLGNAYVSLGNHKQALHYARKHLDISKEIGDRNGELTARMNVEQLMEALGVNESDLSPSSSEFEMQGARPKFTKRNSMDSVELWKYSTDKNGDNQDLESIPRRSKSQLSQPGKRKGYPDSQSSDERPWLDSPLDTDDITLQVPPPVPLGRDPSDEDCFFDLLSKFQSSRMDDQRCDLDEPQNGDNGEGAANSMPSLNEMIDPSITTSPQTEELFDLIVSSQSRRLDDQRVNVGNLPGLRITHNNLGHLVGEGDHQEPSDDFFNMLIKCQSSRIDDQRCSPPEAGPHAPTVPDEDFFSLIQRVQAKRMDEQRVQLPDDDEDSPQSPEPDSPGGLSS